In a single window of the Chaetodon trifascialis isolate fChaTrf1 chromosome 19, fChaTrf1.hap1, whole genome shotgun sequence genome:
- the txlnba gene encoding alpha-taxilin isoform X1: METSVKAAEVLVPPQPDVASPSLDADSTEGEAAAPPASCTSSDLIDPMEEFSRRLEDIISTYGPASSVLDRQPSVMEVEAKDDVAVSMETEISIIMQSLNKLSSPEQKLEDLVRKYAELAALRRSDEKQLSVLQQRLSVLLDEQQQLQAESRSSIAARSKLETLCRELQGHYAVMTEKTIQRCREDEEKRTEMANHFQMMLTEIQAQIEQHSTRNDKLCHENSYLTDKLEGLMNQCELREANLEKINDHRELQHKLTEAKLEEANALLMEAEEKHKREKEYLLREAIDKTKKCFAMKEQELTMKKKLTLYAQKFDEFQATLAKSNEIYVRFKKEMDNMSQKMKKMEKESNLWKTRFENCNKALTDMIEERAEKSKEYDLFVMKIQKLEKLCRALQEERVVLYDKIKEVRQANANVPSKVFGSSIPSDIADIEGADKSPLLTPVDLQEIQKEDPVLTEDMTRLREEQAKLQEFAACLLATPSDDEEEESHDLDLQGDMVASAFDQFKTKPQVKEEAVSVPEVVEVKSEAAESALPEAPTPVEKTSEMIPADAKPEAATVQPQVEDEEAQPVQPQEETQQQPAEPEPTPKPEQVKMDPPADLKPEAAEAEILVKPAEVKPVIPVEEAQAEPVVPKGAPTTSESAPPSENAPEMTAASNSDSSKKQTAKKKKKRNGKSAS, encoded by the exons ATGGAGACGTCTGTGAAAGCAGCTGAGGTGTTGGTGCCCCCCCAGCCGGATGTGGCGTCCCCCTCCCTGGATGCTGACAGCACTGAGGGTGAGGCGGCGGCTCCTCCTGCGTCCTGCACCTCCTCTGACCTCATCGACCCGATGGAGGAGTTCAGCAGAAGGCTGGAGGACATCATCAGCACCTACGGCCCTGCGTCCAGcgtcctggacagacag CCGAgtgtgatggaggtggaggcgaAAGATGATGTCGCAGTATCGatggagacag AAATCTCCATCATCATGCAGAGTCTGAACAAACTCTCTTCTCCAGAGCAGAAACTGGAAGATCTGGTCAGGAAATATGCTGAACTG gcagccCTGCGGCGCTCTGATGAGAAGCAGCTGAGCGTCCTGCAGCAGAGGTTGTCCGTCCTGCTggacgagcagcagcagctgcaggccgAGAGTCGCAGCAGTATCGCGGCTCGCAGCAAACTGGAGACTCTGTGCCGAGAGCTGCAGGGACACTACGCCGTGATGACG GAGAAGACAATCCAACGCtgcagggaggatgaggagaagaggacgGAGATGGCCAACCACTTCCAGATGATGCTGACGGAAATCCAGGCTCAGATCGAGCAGCACAGCACCCGAAACGACAAGCTGTGCCACGAAAACAGCTACCTGACAGACAAGCTGGAGGGCCTGATGAACCAGTGCGAGCTGAGGGAGGCG AATTTGGAGAAGATCAACGATCACCGCgagctgcagcacaaactgaCGGAAGCTAAACTGGAGGAGGCCAACGCTCTGCTGATGGAGGCCGAGGAGAAGCacaagagggagaaagaatAC TTGCTTAGGGAGGCtattgacaaaacaaagaaatgcttCGCTAtgaaggagcaggagctgaCCATGAAGAAGAAG CTGACCCTCTACGCACAAAAGTTTGACGAGTTTCAGGCGACACTGGCCAAAAGCAATGAGATCTACGTCCGCTTCAAGAAGGAGATGGATAAT ATGTcacagaagatgaaaaaaatggaaaaagagtCAAATCTTTGGAAGACAAGGTTTGAGAACTGCAACAAGGCTCTGACCGACATGATTGAAGAG AGAGCCGAGAAAAGCAAAGAGTACGACCTCTTCGTCATGAAGATTCAGAAGCTGGAGAAGCTGTGCCGTGCCCTGCAGGAAGAGAGGGTGGTCCTCTATGACAAGATCAAGGAAGTCCGCCAGGCTAACGCCAACGTCCCATCAAAGGTCTTTGGTAGCTCTATCCCCAGTGACATCGCTGACATTGAAGGTGCTGACAAATCTCCCCTGCTGACCCCTGTGGATCTCCAGGAGATCCAGAAGGAGGACCCGGTCTTAACAGAAGACATGACCCGTCTGAGGGAGGAGCAGGCCAAGCTGCAGGAGTTCGCTGCCTGCCTTTTGGCTACACccagtgatgatgaagaagaggaaagtcATGATTTAGATCTTCAAGGAGACATGGTGGCTTCAGCATTTGACCAGTTCAAAACCAAACCTCAGGTCAAAGAGGAGGCGGTTTCAGTCCCGGAGGTGGTAGAAGTAAAATCAGAGGCAGCAGAATCAGCTCTCCCTGAGGCTCCAACACCTGTGGAGAAGACTTCTGAAATGATACCAGCAGACGCAAAACCCGAAGCAGCAACAGTTCAACCAcaggtggaggatgaagaggcgCAACCAGTTCAACCCCAGGAG GAGACTCAGCAGCAACCTGCTGAACCAGAGCCGACACCAAAGCCTGAGCAAGTCAAGATGGATCCACCAGCAGACCTGAAgccagaagcagcagaggctgagatctTGGTCAAGCCAGCCGAGGTCAAACCAGTGATCCCAGTGGAAGAGGCTCAGGCTGAACCAGTGGTACCAAAAGGAGCACCAACCACATCAGAGTCAGCTCCACCCTCTGAAAACGCACCTGAAATGACTGCCGCCTCCAACTCTGACTCCTCCAAGAAGCAAAcggcaaagaaaaagaagaagaggaacgGCAAGAGTGCAAGCTAA
- the cited2 gene encoding cbp/p300-interacting transactivator 2 — protein MQPVLSMMSRAGELAALPHAAYRDQPRRKQNVRHFSTSLQPLQLDYDGHTMGHLAVTDVAHSVGSAHVNIGNVDSNVARHGVRIFSHFPGPSCAAASPGQLSASRHLQKLNTQYRNHGQPAPRHRSHMHEPQSVNYPERFGDFSDVTHLSAPGWTPAGLLEHVPGIDSDLVDEEALMSLVVELGLDRVTELPELWLGHNEFELVADFVCKQQTGVS, from the coding sequence ATGCAGCCTGTGTTGTCCATGATGAGCCGCGCAGGTGAGCTCGCCGCGCTGCCCCACGCCGCCTATCGCGACCAGCCACGCAGAAAGCAGAATGTGAGACACTTCTCGACCTCGCTGCAGCCGCTGCAGCTCGATTATGACGGACACACGATGGGGCACCTTGCAGTGACCGATGTGGCGCATTCAGTCGGGAGCGCGCATGTGAACATTGGGAATGTTGACAGTAATGTTGCGCGTCACGGAGTGCGCATCTTTTCCCACTTCCCGGGCCCCAGCTGCGCAGCAGCATCGCCGGGACAGCTGTCGGCCAGCAGGCACCTGCAGAAACTGAACACACAGTATCGTAACCACGGGCAACCTGCACCCCGTCACCGGAGTCACATGCACGAGCCACAGTCCGTGAACTACCCGGAGCGGTTTGGAGACTTCAGCGACGTGACGCACCTCAGTGCGCCCGGATGGACTCCGGCGGGTCTCTTGGAGCACGTCCCCGGAATAGACTCTGATCTGGTGGACGAGGAGGCTCTGATGAGTCTGGTGGTGGAGCTCGGTCTGGACCGGGTGACGGAGCTGCCGGAGCTGTGGCTCGGACACAACGAGTTCGAGCTGGTGGCGGATTTTGTGTGTAAACAGCAAACCGGAGTGAGCTGA
- the txlnba gene encoding beta-taxilin isoform X2 has translation METSVKAAEVLVPPQPDVASPSLDADSTEGEAAAPPASCTSSDLIDPMEEFSRRLEDIISTYGPASSVLDRQPSVMEVEAKDDVAVSMETEISIIMQSLNKLSSPEQKLEDLVRKYAELAALRRSDEKQLSVLQQRLSVLLDEQQQLQAESRSSIAARSKLETLCRELQGHYAVMTEKTIQRCREDEEKRTEMANHFQMMLTEIQAQIEQHSTRNDKLCHENSYLTDKLEGLMNQCELREANLEKINDHRELQHKLTEAKLEEANALLMEAEEKHKREKEYLLVQAAEWKLQAQTLKEQATVMQAQLTLYAQKFDEFQATLAKSNEIYVRFKKEMDNMSQKMKKMEKESNLWKTRFENCNKALTDMIEERAEKSKEYDLFVMKIQKLEKLCRALQEERVVLYDKIKEVRQANANVPSKVFGSSIPSDIADIEGADKSPLLTPVDLQEIQKEDPVLTEDMTRLREEQAKLQEFAACLLATPSDDEEEESHDLDLQGDMVASAFDQFKTKPQVKEEAVSVPEVVEVKSEAAESALPEAPTPVEKTSEMIPADAKPEAATVQPQVEDEEAQPVQPQEETQQQPAEPEPTPKPEQVKMDPPADLKPEAAEAEILVKPAEVKPVIPVEEAQAEPVVPKGAPTTSESAPPSENAPEMTAASNSDSSKKQTAKKKKKRNGKSAS, from the exons ATGGAGACGTCTGTGAAAGCAGCTGAGGTGTTGGTGCCCCCCCAGCCGGATGTGGCGTCCCCCTCCCTGGATGCTGACAGCACTGAGGGTGAGGCGGCGGCTCCTCCTGCGTCCTGCACCTCCTCTGACCTCATCGACCCGATGGAGGAGTTCAGCAGAAGGCTGGAGGACATCATCAGCACCTACGGCCCTGCGTCCAGcgtcctggacagacag CCGAgtgtgatggaggtggaggcgaAAGATGATGTCGCAGTATCGatggagacag AAATCTCCATCATCATGCAGAGTCTGAACAAACTCTCTTCTCCAGAGCAGAAACTGGAAGATCTGGTCAGGAAATATGCTGAACTG gcagccCTGCGGCGCTCTGATGAGAAGCAGCTGAGCGTCCTGCAGCAGAGGTTGTCCGTCCTGCTggacgagcagcagcagctgcaggccgAGAGTCGCAGCAGTATCGCGGCTCGCAGCAAACTGGAGACTCTGTGCCGAGAGCTGCAGGGACACTACGCCGTGATGACG GAGAAGACAATCCAACGCtgcagggaggatgaggagaagaggacgGAGATGGCCAACCACTTCCAGATGATGCTGACGGAAATCCAGGCTCAGATCGAGCAGCACAGCACCCGAAACGACAAGCTGTGCCACGAAAACAGCTACCTGACAGACAAGCTGGAGGGCCTGATGAACCAGTGCGAGCTGAGGGAGGCG AATTTGGAGAAGATCAACGATCACCGCgagctgcagcacaaactgaCGGAAGCTAAACTGGAGGAGGCCAACGCTCTGCTGATGGAGGCCGAGGAGAAGCacaagagggagaaagaatAC TTACTGGTTCAGGCTGCTGAGTGGAAACTGCAGGCTCAGACACTCAAAGAGCAGGCGACTGTCATGCAGGCACAG CTGACCCTCTACGCACAAAAGTTTGACGAGTTTCAGGCGACACTGGCCAAAAGCAATGAGATCTACGTCCGCTTCAAGAAGGAGATGGATAAT ATGTcacagaagatgaaaaaaatggaaaaagagtCAAATCTTTGGAAGACAAGGTTTGAGAACTGCAACAAGGCTCTGACCGACATGATTGAAGAG AGAGCCGAGAAAAGCAAAGAGTACGACCTCTTCGTCATGAAGATTCAGAAGCTGGAGAAGCTGTGCCGTGCCCTGCAGGAAGAGAGGGTGGTCCTCTATGACAAGATCAAGGAAGTCCGCCAGGCTAACGCCAACGTCCCATCAAAGGTCTTTGGTAGCTCTATCCCCAGTGACATCGCTGACATTGAAGGTGCTGACAAATCTCCCCTGCTGACCCCTGTGGATCTCCAGGAGATCCAGAAGGAGGACCCGGTCTTAACAGAAGACATGACCCGTCTGAGGGAGGAGCAGGCCAAGCTGCAGGAGTTCGCTGCCTGCCTTTTGGCTACACccagtgatgatgaagaagaggaaagtcATGATTTAGATCTTCAAGGAGACATGGTGGCTTCAGCATTTGACCAGTTCAAAACCAAACCTCAGGTCAAAGAGGAGGCGGTTTCAGTCCCGGAGGTGGTAGAAGTAAAATCAGAGGCAGCAGAATCAGCTCTCCCTGAGGCTCCAACACCTGTGGAGAAGACTTCTGAAATGATACCAGCAGACGCAAAACCCGAAGCAGCAACAGTTCAACCAcaggtggaggatgaagaggcgCAACCAGTTCAACCCCAGGAG GAGACTCAGCAGCAACCTGCTGAACCAGAGCCGACACCAAAGCCTGAGCAAGTCAAGATGGATCCACCAGCAGACCTGAAgccagaagcagcagaggctgagatctTGGTCAAGCCAGCCGAGGTCAAACCAGTGATCCCAGTGGAAGAGGCTCAGGCTGAACCAGTGGTACCAAAAGGAGCACCAACCACATCAGAGTCAGCTCCACCCTCTGAAAACGCACCTGAAATGACTGCCGCCTCCAACTCTGACTCCTCCAAGAAGCAAAcggcaaagaaaaagaagaagaggaacgGCAAGAGTGCAAGCTAA